In a genomic window of Bradyrhizobium sp. LLZ17:
- a CDS encoding LysR substrate-binding domain-containing protein produces the protein MFDLNQLRCFVTVAEELHFGRAAARLNMTQPPLSRQIQVLEHIIDAPLLERTSRSVRLTPAGRSFLPEARRILKLAESASQVARRIALGKTGSVKIGFTAAAAYGFLPELVAACRAKLPEVDFSLKEMVSGDQFEALTSGQIDAGLLRPPIARPEIASRRVVAEPLLAAIPKKHPLANAETITIKDFDGQPFVMYSPYESRYFHDLLVALFTRADILPRYVQHLSQIHSILAMVRAGLGLAIVPAAAAGLKISDVRLRPLKLRTRVPVELFMVWRRDDENPLLAALVKIASELSSAEVLED, from the coding sequence ATGTTCGACCTCAACCAGCTCCGCTGTTTCGTCACGGTGGCGGAGGAACTGCATTTCGGCCGCGCCGCCGCGCGGCTGAACATGACCCAGCCACCGCTGTCCCGGCAGATCCAGGTGCTCGAGCATATCATCGACGCACCGCTGCTGGAGCGGACCAGCCGCTCGGTGCGCCTGACGCCTGCCGGGCGCAGCTTCCTGCCGGAGGCGAGGCGAATCCTGAAGCTTGCGGAAAGCGCCTCCCAGGTGGCCCGCCGCATTGCGCTCGGCAAGACCGGTTCGGTGAAGATCGGTTTCACGGCCGCCGCCGCCTACGGCTTCCTCCCCGAGCTCGTGGCGGCCTGCCGCGCCAAGCTGCCTGAGGTGGATTTCTCGCTCAAGGAAATGGTCTCCGGCGACCAGTTCGAGGCGCTGACCTCGGGCCAGATCGATGCAGGCCTGTTGCGGCCGCCGATCGCGCGCCCGGAAATCGCCAGCCGCCGCGTCGTCGCCGAGCCGCTGCTCGCCGCGATCCCGAAAAAGCATCCGCTGGCGAATGCCGAAACCATCACCATCAAGGATTTCGACGGCCAGCCCTTCGTGATGTATTCGCCCTATGAGAGCCGCTACTTCCACGACCTGCTGGTGGCGCTGTTCACCCGCGCCGACATCTTGCCGCGCTATGTGCAGCATTTGAGCCAGATCCACTCCATCCTTGCCATGGTGCGCGCCGGCCTTGGCCTCGCCATCGTGCCGGCCGCGGCTGCAGGCCTGAAAATCTCCGACGTCCGCCTGCGCCCATTGAAGCTGCGGACCCGCGTCCCCGTCGAATTGTTCATGGTCTGGCGCCGTGACGACGAGAATCCTTTGCTCGCCGCGCTGGTGAAGATCGCGAGCGAATTATCCTCGGCGGAGGTGCTGGAGGATTGA